One window of Cohnella hashimotonis genomic DNA carries:
- a CDS encoding 2-oxoglutarate dehydrogenase E1 component yields the protein MANGEQDHQNPWAKYYGPNLGYIEEQYELYLRDPESVAQEYREQFKAWGEPPRSVRSPAASAPGAAVAVDVRQLRNAVLAGKLVWNVRAYGHLVADIDPLDIGPVASSKVLEPETYGLTYADLAALPADLVWEGAPAGVSNGAEAIAKLKEVYGGTIAYEFSHIADEEERQWLNNFAEQRVPAQQLSAAERADLLKRLLEAELFEDFLQKTFIGVKRFSVEGNDALIALVDRMVRDLAGEGVSDIAIGMAHRGRLNVLAHILQKPLTKIFAEFQHSASSGKKSPTEGSFTFEPGGTGDVKYHLGARHTLKNAQGGETRVVLANNPSHLEYVNPVVQGFARAAQDDRTQRGYPIQKMDVAASIVMHGDAAFPGEGIVTETMNLSTLRAYGIGGTIHIIVNNKIGFTTDSVDSRSTQYSSDPAKGFEIPIVHVNADDPEAVIAIARMAVAYRQRFKKDFLIDLIGFRRHGHNETLDPEPTQPTVYKKVKAHPGVSRVYADRLVKEGKLTEAQFEEAKNGVLAVFKAAYEEMKTLEDHHEGPQSRAVEQNTTTAAAPTNVPIAKLRELNAELLKWPEGFKLYPKLQKILERRASALNDGEKVDWSHAETLAFASILADGRAIRMTGQDAETATFAQRNLVLHDIETGDTFCPMHTLPQAKASFALHNSPLSESAVLGFEYGYNVYSPETMVLWEAQFGDFANVAQVLIDQFISSGRAKWSERSSLVMLLPHSYEGQGPEHSSARLERFLQLSAEDNWTVANLSSAAQYFHLLRRQASITGTDEAKPLVVMTPKSLLRNPRATSPAAELGEGGFKTILEQAGLGAKPDRVERIVLCSGKVAIDLEDALAKDKDSNKDWLHIVRVEQLYPFPAEEIKKVFARFPKLKEVVWTQEEPRNMGAWTFMESRIREIAPSGAEVKYIGRPDRASPATGFADVHADEQNYIVTQSLKQSPTLTHNLGR from the coding sequence ATGGCGAATGGCGAGCAAGACCATCAGAACCCATGGGCGAAGTATTACGGCCCGAACCTTGGCTACATCGAAGAGCAGTACGAACTGTACCTACGCGATCCTGAGTCGGTCGCGCAAGAATACCGCGAACAATTCAAAGCGTGGGGCGAGCCGCCGCGCTCGGTCCGGAGCCCAGCCGCTTCGGCGCCGGGTGCGGCTGTCGCTGTGGATGTGCGTCAGCTTCGCAATGCGGTCTTGGCGGGCAAGCTTGTTTGGAACGTGCGCGCTTACGGGCATCTCGTTGCGGACATCGATCCGCTGGACATCGGCCCCGTCGCTTCGTCGAAAGTGCTCGAGCCGGAGACTTACGGCTTGACCTACGCGGACCTGGCCGCTTTGCCGGCCGACCTCGTCTGGGAAGGCGCGCCTGCCGGGGTGTCCAACGGAGCAGAGGCGATCGCCAAGCTTAAGGAAGTGTACGGCGGGACCATCGCCTACGAATTCAGCCATATTGCGGACGAAGAAGAACGCCAATGGTTGAACAACTTTGCCGAGCAGCGGGTGCCTGCGCAGCAGCTGAGTGCAGCGGAGCGAGCCGACCTGCTGAAGCGTCTGCTTGAAGCCGAGCTGTTCGAAGACTTTTTGCAGAAGACGTTTATCGGCGTCAAACGCTTCTCCGTCGAAGGCAACGATGCGCTGATCGCATTGGTCGACCGCATGGTACGGGACCTGGCCGGCGAAGGCGTCAGCGACATCGCGATCGGTATGGCGCACCGCGGCCGTCTGAACGTGCTTGCGCACATTTTGCAAAAACCGCTCACAAAGATTTTTGCCGAGTTCCAACACTCCGCGTCGAGCGGCAAGAAATCTCCGACTGAGGGGAGCTTCACGTTCGAGCCGGGCGGCACAGGCGACGTGAAGTATCATCTTGGCGCACGCCATACACTAAAAAATGCCCAGGGCGGCGAGACACGCGTCGTACTGGCGAACAACCCGAGTCACCTTGAGTACGTCAATCCGGTCGTACAGGGCTTCGCGCGCGCCGCGCAGGACGACCGTACGCAGCGCGGTTACCCGATCCAGAAAATGGATGTAGCGGCTTCTATCGTCATGCACGGCGATGCGGCGTTCCCTGGCGAAGGCATCGTCACCGAGACGATGAATTTGAGCACGCTGCGCGCCTATGGCATCGGCGGCACGATTCACATCATCGTCAACAACAAGATCGGCTTTACGACCGACAGCGTCGATTCCCGGTCCACCCAATATTCCAGCGACCCGGCCAAAGGCTTCGAGATTCCGATCGTTCACGTCAATGCCGACGATCCCGAAGCCGTGATCGCGATCGCCCGCATGGCAGTCGCATACCGCCAGCGCTTCAAGAAAGATTTTCTGATCGACCTGATCGGTTTCCGCCGCCACGGTCACAACGAGACGCTCGATCCCGAGCCGACGCAGCCGACCGTCTACAAGAAGGTCAAGGCGCATCCCGGCGTCAGCCGCGTTTACGCAGACCGTCTCGTCAAAGAAGGCAAGCTGACCGAAGCGCAGTTCGAGGAAGCGAAAAATGGCGTACTTGCGGTGTTCAAGGCGGCCTATGAGGAAATGAAGACCCTCGAGGATCACCATGAAGGTCCTCAGTCCCGCGCGGTCGAGCAGAATACGACGACGGCTGCGGCACCGACGAACGTTCCGATTGCCAAGCTCCGCGAGCTCAATGCCGAGCTGCTCAAGTGGCCCGAAGGCTTCAAGCTGTATCCGAAGCTGCAAAAGATTCTCGAGCGCCGCGCAAGTGCGCTGAACGACGGCGAAAAAGTCGATTGGAGCCATGCGGAGACGCTGGCGTTCGCTTCGATCCTCGCAGACGGACGCGCGATCCGGATGACTGGTCAGGACGCCGAGACCGCAACGTTCGCGCAGCGCAATCTGGTGCTGCACGACATCGAGACCGGCGATACGTTCTGCCCGATGCACACGCTGCCGCAGGCGAAGGCCTCCTTCGCGCTGCACAACAGCCCGCTGTCCGAGTCTGCCGTACTCGGCTTCGAATACGGCTACAACGTCTATTCGCCCGAAACGATGGTTCTCTGGGAAGCGCAATTCGGCGACTTCGCCAACGTGGCGCAAGTGCTCATCGACCAATTCATCTCGTCGGGCCGCGCCAAGTGGTCGGAGCGTTCGAGTCTGGTCATGCTGCTGCCGCACAGCTACGAAGGACAGGGGCCGGAGCACTCCAGCGCCCGCCTCGAACGCTTCCTGCAACTGTCCGCTGAGGACAACTGGACGGTAGCGAACCTGTCCAGCGCAGCGCAGTACTTCCATCTGCTGCGACGTCAGGCTTCGATTACCGGTACAGACGAAGCCAAGCCGCTCGTAGTCATGACGCCGAAGAGCCTGCTTCGCAACCCGCGCGCGACTTCGCCGGCCGCAGAGCTTGGCGAGGGCGGGTTCAAGACGATTCTCGAGCAGGCGGGTCTCGGCGCGAAGCCGGACCGCGTCGAGCGCATCGTTCTTTGCTCGGGCAAGGTCGCCATCGATCTCGAGGATGCGTTGGCCAAGGACAAAGACAGCAACAAGGACTGGCTGCATATCGTCCGCGTGGAGCAGCTGTATCCGTTCCCGGCGGAGGAGATCAAAAAGGTGTTCGCTCGCTTCCCGAAACTCAAGGAAGTCGTCTGGACGCAAGAAGAGCCTCGCAATATGGGAGCCTGGACCTTCATGGAATCCCGCATCCGCGAGATCGCGCCATCCGGCGCGGAAGTCAAGTATATCGGCCGTCCGGATCGTGCGAGCCCCGCTACCGGGTTCGCGGACGTACACGCGGATGAGCAGAACTATATCGTGACGCAATCTTTGAAGCAGAGTCCGACGTTGACTCACAATTTGGGGAGGTAA